One Homo sapiens chromosome 3, GRCh38.p14 Primary Assembly genomic window carries:
- the FBXO40 gene encoding F-box only protein 40 has product MGKARRSPPGHHRHCEGCFNRHCHIPVEPNTSCLVISCHLLCGATFHMCKEAEHQLLCPLEQVPCLNSEYGCPLSMSRHKLAKHLQVCPASVVCCSMEWNRWPNVDSETTLHENIMKETPSEECLDTALALQDQKVLFRSLKMVELFPETREATEEEPTMNGETSVEEMGGAVGGVDIGLVPHGLSATNGEMAELSQEEREVLAKTKEGMDLVKFGQWENIFSKEHAASALTNSSASCESKNKNDSEKEQISSGHNMVEGEGAPKKKEPQENQKQQDVRTAMETTGLAPWQDGVLERLKTAVDAKDYNMYLVHNGRMLIHFGQMPACTPKERDFVYGKLEAQEVKTVYTFKVPVSYCGKRARLGDAMLSCKPSEHKAVDTSDLGITVEDLPKSDLIKTTLQCALERELKGHVISESRSIDGLFMDFATQTYNFEPEQFSSGTVLADLTAATPGGLHVELHSECVTRRHNKSSSAFTFTCNKFFRRDEFPLHFKNVHTDIQSCLNGWFQHRCPLAYLGCTFVQNHFRPPGQKAKVIYSQELKTFAIKPEVAPELSEGRKNNHLLGHGGKSQNSLTSLPLEILKYIAGFLDSVSLAQLSQVSVLMRNICATLLQERGMVLLQWKKKRYSHGGTSWRVHREIWQFSSLFSKIKSWEFNEVTSMSEHLKSCPFNIVEHKTDPILLTSMCQPREQARESLVSTFRIRPRGRYVS; this is encoded by the exons ATG GGGAAAGCCCGCAGATCCCCGCCAGGGCACCACAGGCATTGTGAGGGATGCTTCAACCGCCACTGCCACATTCCTGTGGAACCCAACACCTCCTGCCTGGTAATAAGCTGCCACCTGCTCTGTGGTGCCACCTTCCACATGTGCAAAGAGGCAGAGCACCAGCTCCTCTGCCCTTTAGAGCAGGTTCCGTGCCTCAACTCCGAATATGGCTGCCCTCTGTCCATGTCCCGCCACAAACTGGCCAAGCACCTGCAGGTGTGCCCCGCCAGCGTGGTCTGCTGCTCCATGGAGTGGAACCGCTGGCCAAATGTGGACTCTGAAACCACCCTTCATGAAAACATCATGAAAGAGACCCCCAGTGAGGAGTGTTTGGACACAGCCCTGGCCCTGCAGGATCAGAAGGTCCTCTTCAGATCCTTGAAAATGGTGGAACTTTTCCCAGAAACTAGAGAGGCTACTGAGGAGGAACCAACTATGAATGGTGAAACCAGTGTGGAGGAAATGGGAGGAGCAGTGGGTGGAGTGGATATCGGTTTGGTACCACATGGTCTGTCAGCAACTAATGGGGAGATGGCAGAGCTAAGTCAAGAAGAACGGGAGGTGCTAGCCAAAACCAAAGAAGGGATGGACCTGGTCAAGTTTGGCCagtgggaaaatattttcagcaaagAGCACGCAGCCTCTGCTTTAACAAATTCATCAGCGAGCTGTGAGAGCAAGAACAAGAATGACTCCGAGAAAGAACAGATTTCCAGTGGCCATAACATGGTAGAAGGAGAGGGCGCTCCCAAAAAGAAAGAACCACAGGAAAATCAGAAGCAGCAGGACGTTCGTACAGCCATGGAAACCACAGGGCTTGCCCCTTGGCAGGATGGTGTTCTGGAAAGACTGAAAACAGCTGTGGATGCAAAGGACTATAACATGTATCTAGTGCACAATGGGCGGATGCTGATACACTTTGGTCAGATGCCTGCTTGTACACCCAAGGAGAGAGACTTTGTTTATGGCAAGCTGGAGGCTCAGGAAGTTAAGACTGTTTACACCTTCAAAGTTCCTGTGAGCTACTGTGGAAAGCGAGCTCGACTTGGAGATGCCATGTTGAGTTGTAAGCCAAGTGAACACAAGGCAGTGGATACTTCAGATTTGGGGATCACTGTGGAGGACCTGCCCAAATCAGATCTCATCAAGACCACCCTCCAGTGTGCTTTGGAAAGAGAACTCAAAGGCCACGTCATCTCTGAATCCAGAAGCATTGATGGACTGTTCATGGATTTTGCCACACAAACATACAACTTTGAGCCAGAACAGTTTTCCTCTGGGACAGTGCTGGCTGACCTAACCGCTGCCACCCCAGGGGGACTCCACGTGGAGCTCCACAGCGAGTGTGtgaccaggagacacaacaaaagCAGCTCTGCCTTCACTTTCACTTGCAACAAATTCTTCAGGAGGGATGAGTTCCCCCTGCACTTCAAGAATGTCCACACAGACATTCAGTCATGTCTCAATGGCTGGTTCCAGCATCGATGCCCCCTCGCCTACTTGGGATGTACATTTGTTCAAAACCATTTCCGTCCCCCAGGGCAAAAGGCAAAAGTAATCTAtagccaggagctcaagaccttTGCCATTAAGCCGGAGGTTGCTCCAGAGCTGAGCGAGGGAAGGAAGAACAACCATCTTTTGGGTCATGGAGGAAAAAGCCAGAATTCTTTAACCAGCCTGCCCCTGGAGATTTTGAAGTACATTGCTGGGTTCTTGGACAGCGTCAGCCTGGCCCAGCTCTCCCAGGTGTCTGTGCTGATGAGGAATATCTGTGCCACTTTGTTACAAGAGAGAGGAATGGTCCTTTTGcaatggaagaaaaagaggtaTTCCCATGGAGGCACCTCCTGGAGAGTCCACAGAGAG ATCTGGCAGTTCAGCAGCCTCTTCTCCAAAATCAAGAGCTGGGAGTTTAATGAAGTCACCTCCATGTCTGAGCACCTGAAGTCCTGTCCTTTCAACATTGTAGAGCACAAAACTGACCCGATTCTTTTGACTAGCATGTGTCAGCCCCGTGAGCAGGCCCGAGAGAGCTTAGTCTCCACCTTTAGAATCAGACCACGAGGAAGATACGTCTCCTAA